A stretch of Dehalococcoidia bacterium DNA encodes these proteins:
- a CDS encoding NUDIX hydrolase, producing MRRTGQRLRIEDAVSSGGIVYRRTDGGFEVVLCGRTPQGIWGLPKGTPLPGETLEQTALREVQEETGLEVQIDRKVGEIEYWFSRVEQGVRFHKRVHHYLMVPTGGNTADHDHEYDVVQWFPLWDAEHALTYANEAEILRRAAALLHAPAEHVNGNVSEAD from the coding sequence GTGAGGCGCACGGGGCAGCGTTTACGCATCGAGGACGCGGTTTCCTCCGGCGGCATCGTCTATCGCCGCACCGATGGCGGCTTCGAAGTGGTGCTTTGCGGCCGCACGCCGCAGGGCATCTGGGGCTTGCCGAAGGGCACGCCGCTTCCCGGCGAAACGCTGGAGCAAACGGCCCTGCGTGAGGTCCAGGAAGAGACCGGACTTGAAGTGCAGATCGATCGCAAGGTCGGCGAGATCGAGTACTGGTTCTCGCGCGTCGAACAGGGCGTGCGCTTTCATAAGCGCGTCCACCACTACCTGATGGTGCCCACGGGCGGCAACACTGCCGACCACGATCACGAATACGACGTGGTGCAGTGGTTCCCGCTGTGGGACGCCGAGCACGCGCTGACCTACGCCAACGAGGCGGAGATCCTGCGCCGGGCCGCCGCCCTGCTGCATGCCCCTGCCGAACATGTGAACGGCAACGTGAGCGAGGCCGACTGA
- a CDS encoding (2Fe-2S)-binding protein → MPGRLHIESTINGEAVDFLCEARQSLLEVLRDELGLTGAKEGCNNGNCGACCVIMDGRVVNSCCVLGAEAQGAEIMTIEGVATPAGLHPLQQAFLEEAALQCGVCTPGFIVAAKALLEKNPHPDEHQIRYWLAGNLCRCTGYDKIIRAVQKAADMQGAVRV, encoded by the coding sequence ATGCCTGGACGATTGCACATCGAATCGACGATCAACGGGGAAGCGGTGGACTTCCTTTGCGAGGCGCGGCAGAGCCTGCTGGAAGTGCTGCGCGACGAGCTCGGGCTGACGGGCGCCAAAGAGGGCTGCAACAACGGCAACTGCGGCGCCTGCTGCGTGATCATGGACGGCCGCGTCGTCAACTCCTGCTGCGTGCTCGGCGCCGAGGCGCAGGGCGCCGAGATCATGACGATCGAAGGCGTCGCCACTCCGGCCGGGCTGCACCCGTTGCAGCAGGCGTTTCTTGAAGAAGCCGCCTTGCAGTGCGGCGTCTGCACACCGGGCTTCATCGTCGCGGCGAAGGCGCTGCTGGAGAAGAACCCGCATCCCGACGAGCACCAGATCCGTTACTGGCTCGCCGGCAACCTTTGCCGCTGCACGGGCTACGACAAGATCATCCGCGCCGTGCAGAAGGCAGCCGACATGCAAGGCGCTGTGCGGGTGTAG
- a CDS encoding MaoC/PaaZ C-terminal domain-containing protein, which yields MTTAAASGTKVYFEDVKVGDEIPKLVKNPSTQQLVHWAAGSGDFYQIHYDQDFARSTGLNGIIVHGALKHAFLGQLLWDWVAPSGGKIKKWGVSYRGMDYPAQDMTCRGVITGKSQENGENLVTLDIWTENPSGQKTSPGTATVSLPSRG from the coding sequence ATGACGACGGCGGCAGCAAGCGGCACCAAGGTCTATTTCGAAGACGTCAAGGTCGGCGACGAGATCCCGAAGCTCGTCAAGAATCCCTCCACGCAGCAACTCGTGCACTGGGCGGCGGGCTCCGGCGACTTCTACCAGATCCACTACGATCAGGACTTCGCCCGTTCCACCGGACTGAACGGCATCATTGTCCACGGCGCGCTCAAGCACGCCTTTCTCGGCCAGCTGCTCTGGGACTGGGTGGCGCCCAGCGGCGGCAAGATCAAAAAGTGGGGCGTGAGCTACCGCGGCATGGACTATCCGGCGCAGGACATGACCTGCCGCGGCGTGATCACCGGCAAGAGCCAGGAGAACGGCGAAAACCTCGTTACGCTCGATATCTGGACGGAGAACCCTTCCGGCCAGAAGACCTCGCCCGGCACGGCGACGGTGTCGCTGCCCTCCCGCGGCTAA
- a CDS encoding xanthine dehydrogenase family protein molybdopterin-binding subunit: protein MVIADKETKYKVIGTRPIRHDGVDKVTGRAQYGADITLPGTLHAKVLRSPYAHARIVSIDTREAEALPGVRAVVTAKDLPQAEDKTQDLGEGAVNLRELSNNVLADGKVLYRGHAVAAVAATNAHIAEEAVGLIRVEYEPLPPVVEVRDAMREDAPLLHENQKTKSMAGVSDKASNVAQHLHFQKGDIEQGFAEADVTVEREFTTKMVHQGYIEPHASSAHWNQDGRLTVYTCTQGAFPVRAQLSELLRMPVSRIKVVPTEIGGGFGGKIPIYLEPLAALLSKKSGKPVKLTMSRTDVFEGTGPTSGSYMKVKVGAKKDGTVTAVQAMLAYEAGAYKGSPVGAGCMTMLAPYEVANATIDGYDVVVNKPKVSAYRAPGAPNAAFAIEQVMDEVAEKLGIDPLRFRLQNGSKEGTVQANGARFPRIGNIECVQAALASTHYNTPLEGPNRGRGVSSGFWFNVGLKSSVSASVNPDGTVSLTEGSTDIGGTRASIAMQLAETLGIAAEDVKPQVVDTDSVGYNDVTGGSRTTFASGYAAYEAGQDIIRQLKERAAKIWEVEPDTVSFEDGAFKTSADAEKTLSFKQIAGQIMRTGAPVVGRATVAPGGVGGAFSTQIADVEVDPETGKVTVLRYTVVQDAGTAVHPSYVEGQMQGAVAQGVGWALNEEYFYDESGRMANASYLDYRMPTALDLPMIDAIIVEVPNPGHPYGVRGVGEVPIVPPLAAVANAVYRATGHRFTDLPMSPGRILEETVGLPQ, encoded by the coding sequence ATGGTCATCGCGGACAAAGAGACGAAGTACAAAGTCATCGGCACGCGGCCGATCCGCCACGACGGCGTGGATAAAGTCACCGGTCGGGCGCAGTACGGCGCGGACATCACCCTGCCCGGCACGCTGCACGCCAAAGTGCTGCGCAGCCCTTACGCCCACGCCCGCATCGTCTCGATCGACACGCGCGAGGCGGAGGCGTTGCCGGGTGTGCGCGCCGTGGTCACGGCCAAAGACCTGCCGCAGGCCGAGGACAAGACGCAGGATCTTGGCGAGGGCGCGGTCAATCTGCGCGAGCTGAGCAACAACGTGCTGGCGGACGGGAAAGTCCTCTACCGCGGCCACGCCGTGGCGGCGGTGGCGGCAACCAACGCGCACATCGCGGAAGAAGCGGTGGGCCTGATCCGGGTCGAGTACGAGCCGCTGCCGCCGGTGGTGGAGGTGCGCGACGCGATGCGGGAGGACGCGCCGCTGCTGCACGAGAACCAGAAGACCAAGTCGATGGCCGGCGTCTCCGACAAGGCCAGCAACGTGGCGCAGCACCTGCACTTCCAGAAGGGCGATATCGAGCAGGGCTTCGCCGAGGCCGACGTGACGGTCGAACGCGAGTTCACGACGAAGATGGTGCACCAGGGCTACATTGAGCCGCACGCCAGCTCGGCACACTGGAACCAGGACGGCCGTCTCACGGTGTACACCTGCACGCAGGGCGCCTTCCCCGTGCGGGCGCAGCTCTCCGAGCTGCTGCGCATGCCCGTCTCGCGCATCAAGGTCGTGCCCACGGAGATCGGCGGCGGCTTCGGCGGCAAGATTCCGATCTACCTGGAGCCGCTGGCGGCGTTGCTTTCCAAGAAGAGCGGAAAACCCGTCAAGCTCACGATGAGCCGCACCGATGTGTTCGAAGGCACCGGTCCGACCTCTGGCTCGTACATGAAGGTCAAGGTCGGGGCGAAGAAGGACGGGACCGTCACCGCGGTGCAGGCGATGCTGGCCTACGAAGCGGGCGCCTATAAGGGCTCGCCGGTGGGCGCCGGCTGCATGACGATGCTGGCGCCGTACGAGGTGGCAAACGCCACGATTGACGGCTATGACGTGGTGGTGAACAAGCCGAAGGTCTCGGCCTACCGTGCGCCGGGCGCCCCGAACGCCGCCTTCGCCATCGAGCAGGTGATGGACGAGGTCGCCGAGAAGCTCGGCATCGACCCGCTGCGCTTCCGCCTGCAGAACGGCTCGAAAGAGGGCACGGTGCAGGCGAACGGCGCCAGGTTCCCGCGCATCGGCAACATCGAGTGCGTGCAGGCGGCGCTCGCCTCGACCCACTACAACACGCCGCTCGAGGGGCCGAACCGCGGCCGCGGCGTTTCCTCGGGGTTCTGGTTCAACGTCGGTCTCAAGTCGTCGGTTTCGGCCAGCGTCAACCCGGATGGCACGGTGAGCCTCACCGAAGGGTCGACGGACATCGGCGGCACGCGAGCGTCGATCGCCATGCAGCTCGCGGAGACGCTGGGCATCGCCGCCGAGGATGTGAAGCCGCAGGTGGTCGATACTGACTCCGTCGGCTACAACGACGTGACCGGCGGCAGCCGCACGACCTTCGCCAGCGGATACGCGGCCTACGAGGCGGGTCAGGACATCATCCGCCAGCTCAAAGAGCGCGCGGCCAAGATCTGGGAGGTCGAGCCGGATACCGTCTCCTTCGAGGACGGCGCCTTCAAGACCTCGGCGGACGCCGAGAAGACGCTGAGCTTCAAGCAGATCGCCGGGCAGATCATGCGCACGGGCGCGCCGGTGGTCGGCCGCGCCACGGTGGCGCCGGGCGGTGTCGGCGGCGCCTTCAGCACGCAGATCGCAGACGTGGAAGTGGACCCGGAGACGGGCAAGGTCACGGTGCTGCGCTACACCGTGGTGCAGGATGCGGGCACAGCCGTGCACCCGAGCTATGTCGAAGGGCAGATGCAGGGCGCGGTGGCGCAGGGCGTGGGCTGGGCGCTGAACGAGGAGTACTTCTACGACGAGTCGGGCCGCATGGCCAACGCCAGCTACCTGGACTACCGCATGCCGACGGCGCTTGACCTGCCGATGATCGACGCAATCATCGTGGAGGTGCCCAACCCCGGCCACCCGTACGGCGTGCGCGGCGTGGGAGAGGTGCCGATCGTGCCGCCGCTGGCCGCCGTGGCGAACGCCGTCTACCGCGCCACCGGCCACCGCTTCACCGACCTGCCCATGTCGCCGGGCCGCATCCTGGAGGAGACGGTCGGCCTGCCTCAGTAG
- a CDS encoding GNAT family N-acetyltransferase encodes MALEVEDVVAHGARIRLRRKRHADAEADYRWRRDPELARFDAATPLRVSFADFLVTYQEDLRYPSPFRRVYAIETLAGEHIGNVMYYNIDERRGEAELGITIGERRYWSAGYGRDAVRTFVRYVFEFTALNRIYLNTLDWNVRAQHSFRAAGFLPIGLNRRGLHTFVSMEIRREWVEREDAEAAQREGS; translated from the coding sequence GTGGCGCTCGAAGTCGAAGACGTTGTCGCTCATGGCGCCCGCATTCGCCTGCGGCGCAAGCGCCACGCCGACGCCGAGGCCGACTATCGCTGGCGCCGCGATCCCGAGCTGGCGCGCTTCGATGCCGCGACGCCGCTGCGTGTCTCCTTCGCCGATTTCCTGGTGACCTACCAGGAGGACCTGCGCTACCCCAGCCCCTTCCGCCGCGTCTACGCGATTGAGACGCTCGCCGGCGAGCACATCGGCAACGTGATGTACTACAACATCGACGAGCGTCGGGGCGAAGCCGAGCTGGGCATCACGATCGGCGAGCGGCGCTACTGGAGCGCAGGCTACGGCCGCGACGCCGTGCGCACCTTCGTGCGCTACGTCTTCGAGTTCACCGCGCTGAACCGCATCTATCTGAACACGCTCGACTGGAACGTGCGCGCCCAGCACAGCTTCCGTGCCGCCGGCTTCCTGCCGATCGGTCTCAATCGCCGGGGCCTGCACACTTTCGTCTCGATGGAAATCCGCCGCGAGTGGGTCGAACGCGAGGACGCGGAGGCTGCCCAGCGCGAAGGTTCGTAA
- a CDS encoding MaoC family dehydratase N-terminal domain-containing protein, with product MAENLITEEMKAAIGKESEPTTNEVDKTGVRMFARAVGHTDQVFYDEDEAKRRGYRGLLAPPHYLGTPIFNPRYSDPTFGGRRGGMREFSTGLKRRLNGGTEIEYLGDVCAGDTLTVSSHIADIQQREGGIGTMLITTTETTYKNQLGQVVAKVRGTGIQY from the coding sequence GTGGCCGAGAACCTCATCACCGAGGAGATGAAGGCCGCTATCGGCAAGGAGTCGGAGCCCACGACCAACGAAGTCGACAAGACGGGCGTGCGCATGTTCGCCCGCGCCGTCGGCCACACCGACCAGGTCTTCTACGACGAAGACGAGGCGAAGCGGCGCGGCTACCGCGGTCTGCTCGCCCCGCCGCACTATCTCGGCACGCCCATCTTCAACCCCAGGTATTCCGATCCCACCTTCGGCGGCCGCCGCGGCGGCATGCGCGAGTTCAGCACCGGGCTCAAGCGCCGGCTGAACGGCGGCACGGAGATCGAGTACCTGGGCGATGTCTGCGCCGGCGACACGCTCACGGTCAGCTCGCACATCGCCGACATCCAGCAGCGCGAGGGCGGCATCGGCACGATGTTGATCACCACGACCGAGACGACGTACAAGAACCAGCTCGGCCAGGTCGTGGCGAAGGTCCGCGGCACCGGCATCCAGTACTAG
- a CDS encoding amylo-alpha-1,6-glucosidase — protein sequence MAEAIVSGSVQSTAQNAAPPLPVQREAGGPLVAFGREICGDLEAALRREWLVTNGLGGYASGTLAGIATRRYHGLLVAALTPPVGRTVLVGALDEQATYDGGVCKLSAHEFAGGTIDPQGFRYLQSFHLEGMLPVWTFALGDALLERRVWMAQGQNTTYVCYRLLRGTHSLELHVTPLVTYRDFHSLTSGQGWQPAVQARPRGAEIVAFSGARPFRLLADGGEFTPSGGWWWNFHHREETARGLDDRSDLFAPGQFSATLWPGALFTLVLTTESSADLNSGYALAMAEARQIGLIRDAGAGDPFARQLVLAADQFLARRGGSQTAGVGHGGDTASASGNGMSVTGDDGTTAAPAGGRTVIAGFHWFNDWGRDTMISLPGLALSTGRAAEAADVLRTFARYIESGLCPNNFPDDSGLPPSYNTADATLWYVLAVRAYCDVAGSETLIEELLPALHEIVERHRRGTGFGIGMDQRDGLLQAGAPGLQLTWMDAKVGDWVVTPRAGKPVEINALWYNVLRIAAAIYATRDPQTGSEYAALADRVRDSFRTRFVRPDSRHLADVVDGPNGDDFSERPNQIFAVSLPNPLLEGAVAAGVVDAVGRDLLTSGGLRSLAPAEPAYQGGYGGDQTQRDGAYHQGTVWAWLLGPYAEAHYRVYRDAHAALALLRPLEDHLRDAGLGTISEIFDGDPPHTPRGCIAQAWSVAETLRVWRKLSAATKR from the coding sequence ATGGCGGAGGCGATCGTTTCCGGCTCGGTGCAATCCACGGCGCAGAACGCCGCGCCGCCGCTCCCCGTGCAGCGCGAAGCCGGCGGGCCGCTCGTCGCGTTCGGCCGCGAGATTTGCGGTGATCTCGAAGCGGCGCTGCGCCGCGAATGGCTGGTGACGAACGGCCTCGGCGGCTATGCCTCGGGCACGCTGGCCGGTATCGCCACCCGCCGCTACCACGGATTGCTCGTGGCCGCGCTCACGCCGCCGGTGGGCCGCACGGTGCTGGTCGGCGCACTGGACGAGCAGGCGACCTACGACGGCGGCGTCTGCAAGCTCTCCGCGCACGAGTTCGCCGGCGGCACGATCGACCCGCAGGGTTTTCGGTACCTGCAATCCTTCCATCTGGAAGGCATGCTGCCGGTCTGGACCTTCGCGCTGGGCGATGCGCTGCTGGAGCGGCGCGTGTGGATGGCCCAGGGCCAGAACACGACCTACGTCTGCTACCGGCTGTTGCGCGGCACGCACTCGCTGGAGCTGCATGTCACCCCGCTTGTCACCTATCGTGACTTCCACAGCCTGACGTCGGGCCAGGGCTGGCAACCGGCGGTGCAGGCGCGGCCGCGTGGCGCCGAGATCGTGGCGTTCTCCGGCGCGCGGCCCTTCCGCCTTCTGGCCGACGGCGGCGAGTTTACGCCCAGCGGCGGCTGGTGGTGGAACTTCCATCACCGCGAGGAGACGGCCCGCGGCCTGGACGATCGCAGTGATCTGTTCGCGCCGGGCCAATTCAGCGCCACGCTCTGGCCCGGCGCCCTGTTCACCCTGGTGCTGACCACGGAGTCCAGCGCGGATTTGAACAGCGGCTATGCGCTGGCGATGGCCGAGGCGCGACAGATCGGCCTGATCCGCGACGCCGGTGCGGGCGATCCGTTCGCGCGGCAGCTTGTGCTGGCCGCGGATCAGTTCCTGGCGCGGCGCGGCGGCAGTCAAACGGCAGGCGTGGGGCATGGCGGCGACACCGCTTCTGCGTCCGGTAACGGCATGTCCGTGACCGGGGACGACGGCACGACGGCGGCCCCGGCAGGCGGGCGCACGGTGATCGCCGGCTTTCACTGGTTCAACGACTGGGGCCGCGACACCATGATCTCGCTGCCCGGCCTGGCGCTGAGCACGGGCCGCGCCGCCGAGGCGGCCGACGTGCTACGCACCTTCGCCCGCTACATTGAGAGCGGCCTCTGCCCCAACAACTTCCCAGACGATTCCGGCTTGCCGCCCAGCTACAACACCGCCGACGCCACGCTCTGGTATGTGCTGGCGGTGCGAGCCTACTGCGACGTCGCCGGCAGCGAGACGTTGATCGAGGAGCTGTTGCCGGCGCTGCACGAGATCGTCGAACGGCACCGGCGGGGCACCGGGTTCGGCATCGGTATGGACCAGCGCGACGGGTTGTTGCAGGCCGGCGCTCCGGGCCTGCAACTGACCTGGATGGACGCCAAAGTCGGCGATTGGGTGGTGACGCCGCGCGCTGGCAAGCCGGTGGAGATCAACGCGCTCTGGTACAACGTCCTGCGCATCGCCGCCGCAATCTACGCCACCCGCGACCCGCAGACCGGCAGCGAGTATGCGGCACTCGCCGATCGCGTGCGTGACTCGTTCCGCACGCGTTTCGTGCGGCCGGATAGTCGGCATCTTGCCGATGTCGTCGATGGCCCGAACGGCGATGACTTCAGCGAGCGGCCCAACCAGATCTTCGCCGTTTCACTGCCCAATCCGCTGTTGGAAGGCGCCGTGGCCGCGGGCGTGGTCGATGCCGTGGGCCGCGATCTGCTGACCAGCGGCGGCCTGCGCTCGCTGGCGCCGGCCGAACCGGCGTATCAGGGCGGCTACGGTGGCGACCAGACGCAGCGCGACGGCGCCTACCACCAGGGCACCGTCTGGGCCTGGCTGCTCGGCCCCTACGCGGAGGCGCACTATCGTGTCTACCGCGACGCGCACGCGGCATTGGCCCTGCTGCGCCCGCTGGAAGACCACCTGCGTGATGCGGGCCTCGGCACCATTTCGGAGATCTTTGACGGCGACCCGCCGCACACGCCGCGTGGCTGCATCGCGCAGGCCTGGAGCGTGGCCGAGACGCTGCGCGTCTGGCGGAAGCTGAGCGCCGCGACGAAGCGGTAA
- a CDS encoding HEAT repeat domain-containing protein, with the protein MAQASAFADLADLSQPLRAARLVVLSDLDRGRLAELARLLAQVSAARRQEIARRLLDLSEDDATLNFDAVFTHLLGDPDPELRRLALDGLWESDDRTLLDNFLMLLGADPDAGVRTAAAALLGNWVLRGEFDALRPRDNERVLDALRAVAGDTAQPAELRGRAVESLGACSQGWVHDLIERTYRDPAPALQIAALHAMGRNGDAAWLPVLYRELASDDPLRRFEAAEALGEIGEEESAPHLTPLIDDPDQEVQEQAIRALGEIGGRSALEALNRRTQDADRRIAEAVQAAIAAARAEEGLIGGAAQRLLRRDAAVQPDELEEWDESDDDEPDDD; encoded by the coding sequence GTGGCGCAAGCCAGTGCTTTTGCCGACCTTGCCGATCTCTCGCAGCCGCTGCGTGCGGCGCGTCTGGTAGTGCTTTCGGACCTGGACCGCGGGCGCCTGGCCGAGCTTGCCCGGCTGCTGGCGCAGGTCAGCGCCGCCCGCCGGCAGGAGATCGCCCGCCGTCTGCTCGACCTCAGCGAAGACGATGCCACGCTGAACTTCGATGCCGTCTTCACGCATCTGCTCGGAGACCCGGACCCGGAGCTGCGCCGCCTGGCGCTTGACGGCCTGTGGGAGAGCGACGACCGCACGCTGCTCGACAACTTCCTGATGCTGCTCGGCGCCGACCCGGACGCGGGTGTACGCACCGCCGCGGCGGCATTGCTCGGCAACTGGGTGCTGCGTGGCGAGTTTGACGCGCTGCGCCCGCGCGACAACGAGCGCGTGCTGGACGCGCTGCGCGCCGTCGCCGGCGACACGGCGCAGCCGGCCGAGCTGCGCGGGCGCGCGGTCGAGTCGCTGGGCGCCTGCAGCCAGGGCTGGGTGCACGACCTGATCGAGCGAACCTACCGCGACCCCGCGCCGGCGTTGCAGATCGCCGCGCTGCACGCGATGGGGCGCAACGGCGACGCGGCCTGGCTGCCGGTGCTCTACCGTGAGCTGGCCAGTGACGATCCCTTGCGCCGCTTCGAGGCGGCCGAGGCGCTGGGCGAAATCGGCGAAGAAGAGTCGGCGCCTCACCTGACACCGCTGATTGACGACCCCGACCAGGAGGTCCAGGAGCAGGCGATCCGGGCGCTCGGTGAGATCGGCGGGCGCAGCGCCCTGGAGGCGCTGAACCGGCGGACGCAGGATGCCGATCGGCGGATCGCCGAGGCGGTGCAGGCGGCGATCGCCGCGGCCCGCGCCGAGGAGGGGCTGATCGGCGGCGCAGCGCAGCGCCTGCTGCGACGCGATGCCGCCGTGCAGCCGGATGAGCTGGAAGAGTGGGACGAGTCCGACGACGATGAGCCGGACGACGACTAG
- a CDS encoding FAD-dependent oxidoreductase translates to MSHTQITMYGTQWCSDCKRTKQFFGEQRVHYDFIDIDKDTAGLQVVERVNVGKHIIPTLIFGDGTTLVEPSNAELAAKLGLQTMAKRTFYDLIIVGSGPAGLTAALYAAREGIDSLVIERGGVGGQAGVTERLDNFPGFPDGVSGNEFADRLRRQAERFGVEILSAQEVIGVGADGDYRWVRTADGGEYRAWAVLLALGSTYRRLGIPGEDDFVGAGVHFCATCDGPFYRGREVLVVGGGNSAGEESLFLTKFASKVTIATRAPALTASRVVVEKVEANPRIDVLTSVSPAAFSGEGHLEAVELKDVDSGQTRTITPAGVFVFIGLSPNTALVRELVNTDERGFIVSSPTLETSVPGIFVAGDCRAGSTKQAASAAGEGAAVALAIRAYVEPRAGGMPRAGMVEAMAPAAAV, encoded by the coding sequence ATGTCGCACACACAGATCACCATGTATGGCACGCAGTGGTGCAGCGATTGCAAGCGCACGAAGCAGTTTTTCGGCGAGCAGCGGGTGCACTACGACTTCATCGACATCGACAAGGACACGGCCGGCCTGCAGGTCGTGGAGCGGGTGAACGTCGGCAAGCACATCATCCCCACGCTGATCTTCGGCGACGGCACCACGCTGGTCGAGCCGTCGAACGCCGAGCTGGCGGCCAAGCTTGGCCTGCAGACGATGGCGAAGCGCACCTTCTACGACCTGATCATCGTCGGCAGCGGGCCGGCGGGGCTGACCGCCGCGCTCTACGCCGCGCGAGAGGGAATCGACAGCCTTGTGATCGAGCGCGGCGGCGTCGGCGGCCAGGCCGGCGTCACTGAGCGACTCGACAACTTTCCCGGCTTCCCCGACGGCGTCTCCGGCAACGAATTCGCCGATCGCCTGCGCCGCCAGGCCGAGCGCTTCGGCGTCGAGATCCTCTCGGCGCAGGAGGTGATCGGTGTGGGCGCCGACGGCGACTACCGCTGGGTACGCACCGCGGACGGCGGTGAGTATCGCGCCTGGGCCGTGCTGCTGGCGCTCGGCTCGACCTACCGGCGGCTGGGTATTCCCGGCGAAGACGACTTCGTCGGCGCGGGCGTGCATTTCTGCGCCACCTGCGACGGGCCGTTCTACCGCGGCCGCGAGGTGCTCGTCGTCGGCGGCGGCAACTCGGCGGGTGAGGAGAGCCTCTTCTTGACGAAATTCGCCAGCAAAGTGACGATTGCAACGCGCGCTCCGGCGCTCACGGCCAGCCGTGTCGTCGTGGAGAAGGTCGAGGCCAACCCGCGAATCGATGTCCTGACGAGCGTGTCACCCGCGGCCTTCAGCGGCGAAGGCCATCTCGAGGCGGTGGAGCTGAAGGATGTGGACAGCGGCCAGACGCGCACGATCACGCCGGCGGGCGTGTTCGTGTTTATCGGCCTTTCGCCGAACACGGCGCTGGTGCGCGAGCTGGTGAACACCGACGAACGCGGCTTCATCGTCTCCAGTCCGACGCTGGAGACGAGTGTGCCGGGCATCTTCGTGGCGGGCGACTGCCGCGCGGGCAGCACCAAGCAGGCCGCGTCGGCGGCGGGCGAGGGCGCGGCCGTGGCCCTGGCGATACGCGCCTACGTCGAACCGCGCGCCGGCGGTATGCCGCGCGCGGGCATGGTGGAGGCGATGGCTCCGGCCGCAGCGGTGTGA
- a CDS encoding xanthine dehydrogenase family protein subunit M, with amino-acid sequence MQAIEYQAPQTVREAVGLLQGAGENARVLAGGTDVIVQVREGRRPNVSLLVDVKKIPELTSITFDQQRGLRIGAATPCYRIYENEMVTRLYPALIDSASLIGGTAIQGRASLGGNLCNASPAADTIPTLIVLSGVAEIAGPEGTRELPVEQFCIAPGRTALQPGEMLVGLRFPTPQPRSGARFLRFIPRNEMDIAVVNAAAAVQLDESRNRIASARIAIGAVAPTPLYLEAAGAALAGQEANEASYQRAAEVAITAARPIDDMRGNIGQRKHLVGVMVRRALAGAVERARA; translated from the coding sequence GTGCAGGCGATCGAGTACCAGGCGCCGCAAACGGTGCGCGAAGCGGTGGGGCTGCTGCAGGGCGCGGGAGAGAACGCGCGCGTGCTGGCCGGCGGCACCGACGTCATTGTGCAGGTGCGCGAGGGCCGGCGGCCCAACGTCTCGCTCCTCGTGGACGTCAAGAAGATCCCGGAGCTCACCAGCATCACCTTCGACCAGCAACGTGGCCTGCGTATCGGTGCGGCGACACCGTGCTACCGCATCTACGAAAACGAGATGGTGACGCGGCTCTACCCGGCGCTGATCGATTCGGCTTCGCTGATCGGCGGCACCGCCATCCAGGGCCGCGCCAGCCTGGGCGGCAACCTCTGCAACGCCTCGCCCGCCGCCGATACGATACCGACGCTGATCGTGCTGTCAGGCGTGGCGGAGATCGCCGGGCCGGAGGGCACGCGCGAGCTGCCCGTAGAGCAGTTCTGCATCGCGCCGGGCCGCACGGCCTTGCAACCGGGCGAGATGCTCGTGGGCCTGCGCTTCCCGACGCCGCAGCCGCGCTCTGGGGCGCGCTTCCTGCGCTTTATTCCGCGCAACGAGATGGACATCGCCGTGGTGAACGCGGCGGCCGCGGTGCAGCTCGATGAGTCGCGCAACCGCATCGCCTCGGCGCGGATCGCGATCGGCGCGGTGGCGCCCACGCCGCTCTACCTTGAGGCGGCGGGCGCGGCGCTGGCCGGGCAGGAGGCGAACGAGGCGTCATACCAGCGCGCGGCGGAGGTGGCGATCACTGCCGCCCGGCCGATCGACGACATGCGCGGCAACATCGGCCAGCGCAAGCACCTGGTCGGCGTGATGGTGCGCCGCGCCCTCGCCGGCGCCGTCGAACGCGCCAGGGCGTAG